TGGACAAATTTTCTTTTTGAAAATTGTTGTAATCGAGATATAATATCTGTATCTGAAGTTTTTTTAAAAAATTCAATATCTATTAAGCATTGGTCTAAAATATTATTCACTGCATGTTTTAACATTTCCTCAGAAAATGAAACTAAATCATTTAATGTAGAAAAAGCAGTTTCTACTTCCAACATCCAAAATTCAGCAAGATGCCTACTAGTATTAGAATTTTCTGCTCTAAACGTTGGACCAAAAGAATAAACTTTTGACAATGCGCATGCATACGCTTCTAAATTTAGTTGACCAGAAACACTTAAAAAACTTTCCCTTCCAAAAAAATCTTTTTTAAAATTTATATTTGAACAATCAGTCTTAGAAAGATTAGAAAAATCCAGTGTAGATACTTTAAACATATCACCACACCCTTCGGCGTTTAATCCTGTAATAATAGGTGTTGCAATCCAATAATATCCTTTTTTATATAAAAATTGATGTAAAGTTTGAAATAAACAGTTTCTAATCCTAGATATAGAACCAATAAAATTTGTTCTTGGTCTTAAATGAGAATATTGCCTTAAATGTTCAATAGTATGCCTTTTGGACGACATAGGATAACTTGAAGGATCATTAACTAATCCGACTATTTTTATTGTTTTTGCATTAATTTCATATAATTGGTTTTTTTTGAGTGATTTTATTAATATACCATGCACAATCATTGAACAACCAACTGTTAATTTTATAATATCTTGATAAAAATTAAATAAAGAACAATGAACTACAACTTGTATTGTATCGAAACAAGATCCATCATACAAATCAATAAAAGAAATACCAGATTTTGAATTTCTTCTATTTTTTACCCAGCCTCTTACACTAATAAGTGTATGCTTTTTTATTTTATTATGATATATATCAGATACAGAAACTATATCCACGACGTTATCCTCAATAATTATATGAAATTATTTAAAAAAAATTATTTTATTTTAAATTAAAAGCTTTTTTTAAATTTTCCATAAATAATTTATTAAAACAAACTATTTTTTCTGGACTGTCTGAAAGTTTAGCTACCGGTTTACCATTACATTCTACTAACTTAATGACAATATTTAAAGGATTTACATTAGGAATATCACAAGTCAATTTCGTTCCTATACCAAATATTGTATTGATTTTTTTATTAAAAAATTGAAATAAATGCACTATTGTTTCAAAATCTAGACTATCTGAAAACAATAATGTTTTTGTTAACGGATTTATTCCAAGTTTTTCATAATGACTAATAGCTTTTTTACCCCATTGAAATGGATCACCAGAGTCATGTCTTAATCCTTTATAATTGTTTGCCAAATCAAAACTAAAATCTTTTAAAAAAGAATCCATAGAAATACAATCTGTTAAAGCAATACCTAAACATTCTTTGTACTGAAGTAACCATGTTTTTAATGCGATTTTTTGACTATTTTCTAAAATAGGACTAATTTGCTGATGTGCTTGAAACCATTCATGAGATTGAGTTCCTATAGGATGCATTCCAAAAACTTTAGAAAAATGATAATTACTTGATCCAATTAACCATGGAAAATTCATTTTTAAAAATTTAATTATAGAAAAATGAATGTCATACGAAAATCTTCTTCTAGTTCCAAAATCTATTATTTTTAATTTAGATATATCTAAATTTTTAGTTAGTTTATGAAAATGAAAAATCTTTTTTTTTAAATAATTTAAAGCAATGTTTGATGTAACATTAGGCGATGTATTTGTATGAACTATTTCACTTATCAACGATAACAATGGAACTTCCCATAATATCACATCTTTCCATAGTCCGTGTATGTAAATACACAACTGTCCATTCTTATTGAAAATATTTACTTGCGAAAGATTATATCGAAAATCCTTTAACCACAATAAATATTCTTTTTTAAAAAAAGGAAGAGAAGACATATATATATATTCATCATTAGTAAGATACAAATTAGTAGCCATCATTTCAATTTGATTAATCAACATTTTAGAATAATTGCCAAAAATATTGACACCTCGACATATAAATTTTGCAGATACAGTAACATGTTGATAATAATAAAATACCACTTGTTGCATATGAAACTTATAAGCATCAGTGTCTAAAAAAGTTTTCAATATTGGATAGCTGTATTTCTTCATATTATATTTGATGCATATTATTGTAATTAATAAATTTTAAAAAAATTATAATGTATTAACAGCACATATTACACTTATATTTTTTTAAAACATCAATATATATAACAACTATTGAAATTTTAAATTAAATATAAAAACAATACTACGAAATATCATTATTAATATGTACTATCTCGAAAACGTATACATAATTTTAAGTATTTATATTGTATAATTTAATTAATAATATATTATTCTAATTCCGTTAAAAAATCATATTTATTAATATTAAACTACTTAATATTTAAAATACATTCTAATAAATAGTTATAAAAATCTGACAATAATTATAAAGAAAGAATTATAACAATGTTTTATGTAATAGTAAAAATTAAAAAATAAAATATATACTAATAACTTAAAAAGAATTAATTTTAAAAAAGCAATAAAAAGATCAATATAGAAAAAACAAAAATATCTTATTTTAATAAATCTTTCCACTAATTTTTTAAAATAAAGAATTTATCTTTATAACAATATAGTTAAATAATTAATTATTATAGTATACCAAAGACTAATATCATTAAAATTTTTTTTCTTAATAAAACAAAACGTATTCATTAGCTTTAGTTAAAAACTATATTTAGAAATATATTTTTTTAATTAGAACTTACATTAACATATATAAAACTTAAAATTTATAAATATTATATAATATTTATAAATTAGTTATTATAGTTATTATTAAAGAACTTACATTCAATGAAATATGAATTATGAGATATCTCTGGCTATTATTAAATATTATTTGTACTTTCAAACTCATATAAATACTATTAATAAAAAATATCATTCAATACAACAACTTATTTTCATAATTAATATAGTATAAATCTAACATTTATAAAAATTTTTCTATTACTCATAAATTTCATAATACATTTCGAATTATTATCAAAAAAAATATAATCTAAAGAAGGTAATTATGTCGCTAGTATATGTACAAAACGCAACTTTTTTACTTAATCAAAACAAATTACTAAATGATATAAATTTCCAAATTAAAGAAAAAGAACGAATTTGTTTAGTAGGAAACAATGGAACTGGGAAATCTACTTTTCTCAATATTATTGCAAAAAAAACAACATTAGATAATGGCATAATTACATACAAAAAAAATATAAAAATAAAATATTTACAACAAAACATTGTTTACAATAACGATAAATCTATTTACGAATTTATTTGCGAAGATATTGCACATGAATCTCAATATTTAAAAAATTATTTTCATATTTTGCATCATTTAAAATTTACGAAACCTTTAAATGATTCACAAAAATTAATCCAATTAAAAAAAATATTTAATACAAAACAATTATGGGAAAAAAAGACAAAAATTGATAACATTATCAATTTTTTTGGATTAAATAATCATGCTATGTTATCTTCACTGTCTGGAGGACTACTAAGAAAAATAGAACTCGGAAAAATATTAGTAAGCGAACCTGACTTAATAATATTAGACGAACCTACAAATCATTTAGATATAATTACTATTCACTGGCTAGAAGAATTTTTAACAACGCATCTTATTAGTTTATTATTTGTATCTCATGATCGATCATTTATAAATAAAGTATCAACTAGAATTATTCATTTAAATTCTGAAGGTTTAATTTCATGGACAGGGAATTATGATTCTTTTTTAAACGATCAATTCAATAATAGATGTATAAATGCAGTAAAAAAAATAAAATTTAAAAAAAAATTAGACAAAGAAAAATTGTGGGCTAATAGCGGAGTCAAAGCGCGATCTACAAAAAATGAAAGTCGAATAAAACAATTACAAAAAATGATAGACAAAAGTAAACTTAGTCAACCTATTATGAAAACAACAAATATTGTTATCAATGAAGATAACTATTCGGGTCATCTATTTTTTAAACTAAAAGAAATATGTTTTAATTCAAACCAAATGATTTTAATTAATAGTTTCTCGGATATTATACAAAGAGGTGAAAAAATTGCGTTAATTGGAACAAATGGAAGTGGAAAAAGCACACTATTAAAATTAATTATAGGAGAATTGAAACTAAATAGTGGAAGTATTGTCTGCAATCCTAACGTGAAGACAGCATATTTTGATCAAAAACGAGTCAAAATTAATTTTGAACAAACTGTCTTAGACAATTTATCTCATGAAAAAAATGAAATTTCCATTAATAATAAAAAGTATCATAAATTAAAATATTTAGAACAATTTTCATTTCCAAAAGAAAAAATTAAATTAAAAGCTAAAGTACTTTCAGGAGGAGAAATAAATAAACTACTATTAGCAAAATTATTTTTAAAAAAAAGTAACGTTTTGATACTGGACGAACCAACGAACGATTTAGATTTAGAATCATTACAAAACCTAGAAACTGCATTAAAAAAATATAAAGGAGTAATCCTTCTAGTTAGTCATGATCAAAAATTTATTCAAAAAGTAGCTAACAAATATTGGTTTTTTAAAAAAAACGGATATATTGATAAACATTTAATTTTTCCTGATATAAAAAAATGGAATGATATTATAAAAGTAGCTCCAAATCTTGATTCTTTACAAAAAACTAATAAAACTGTACTAAATAAAAACCAACTAATTTCTAAAATATCAAAAAAAGATCTAAAAAAAGAGCTAAAAAATATACCAAAAAAAATAGAAAAAATAGAAAATTGTATTAATCATTTACAAAACGAAATAAATTCTTCAAAGTTTTTTTGTTTATCACCAGACAATAAAAAAGAACTCTTAAATCAGTTAAAAAATGCAGAAATTAATTTAGAAAAACATTTTTTAAGATGGGAATATTTAGAATTATACAAAAAATAACTTATAAATATTAAATTACATATTATTAATATGAAAAAATCAAAATTTTATTGAAAAATACAAAATAAACAGCAAAAAATATTTTTATATCTTACATAAAAAAATAAATGTTTTATTCTAAAATAAGTAGAATTTACGTTTTTTATTTAAAATACATTTTTAAACATAAAATAAAATATTTTTTAAAAATTTATACAAATATACTAACTTATACATTATATCTATAATAGTTAATCATCATACAACTATATGAACAACAATTTTTAAATTTCTTAGAACATGTTATACATTGAATAAATAAATTATGACATGAATTATTATAACAATTCTTGTACATGTCACAATCGTTTTCACATTGAGAACACTTAGATAAAATGTCATGTGATACTATTTCACTTATTCTTTCATCAAAAACAAAGTTCTTTCCTTTAAAAAAAACCGGTAAACCATTCTTCTTAGCATCATTAACATATCCAATAATTCCTCCTTTTATTTGATACACATATTTAAAACCATTATACATCATCCAAGATGATGTTTTTTCACACCGAATTCCTCCAGTACAATAAATTACAATTTGTTCATTTTTTTTATGTCGTAGAAAACCAATGATTTCTTTTAATTGCATTCTAAAAGTATTAACCGGGATATTAATCGCTTTTTCAAAGTGACCAATTTTATATTCATAATGATTTCGTATATCTAAAAATATTACGTTACTTTTATTTAACATATTATTCACATCTACAGATTCTAAATATTTTCCATCGTAATTTACATGATGTAATTCTTTACATAAATTATCCGCAAGAATTGTTTTTTTAACTTTTATACGTAATACCCAAAAAGACCGTTTATTATCTAAAGATTTATTAATATATACATTTTTTAAATCCTTAGAATATGTCCGAATGAAGCATTTTACATTATCATATACATTGTTAGGAATACTGATTTGCGCATTAATACCTTCTCTAGCTATATATATTCTACCAAAGACATCAAAATTGTATAAAGCTATATACCAATCATTTCTAAATGTTTGAGTATTAATTATAGGAAAATATTTATAAAAAGAAATTGTAATACGAGGGACATCATCACATAACATCCTGTTTTTTAATTCTTTATTAGAAATAACATTGTTTAAAATAACCATTTACATAGTTTCTCCTATATTTATGTAATACAATATTTGAAAAAACATAAAATTTTAAATTAATAAATATTTATATAACATAATATACATATTAAAATAATTTAGATTTTTTTAAAAGTAATTGTTGCTTTCTTAATTGACATTGAAACAAAGTAGATTTTATATTTTCTACGATTGTAAACGGAGCATATCGTAAAAAATTCTTATTAAGCAATTTTATCTTTAATTTTTTTATTTTTAAATCAATTTCAGACATTTCTTTTTCTATTTTTTTAAGCTCTATTGTTTGAGAAAAATGACCTAAGATAGGAATTAATAATTCTGCTCCAGGTAATGAATACAATAAAACAGATAATTTATGTTGATTATTAGTTAATATATTTATATCTTTTAAATACAAAATTTTTTTTATATACTCCTGATATGTTCTTATTAATGCATATGTATCTAAATCAACATTACAAAAATATATAGATATGGGCATTTGATAAGGTAAGTTCATATTTATTCGACTTTGACGAATTATTGACATTAAATGTTTGATCCACTTCATTTCTTTTATAACAATATCATTTTTTAAACTTACATCATATCTTGGAAACTGACACAACATAATTGTTTTAATGCGTTTTATTTTTAAAAAAACGCGAAATTTTTGCCAAATTTCTTCAGTAATAAATGGAATAATAGGATGAGCTAAACATAATATTGATTCTAACACATAAAACAAAGTATGTTTAGTACCAACTAATTCAAAATTCGAACAAGATGTAATAAAAGATTTAACTAATTCTATATAAAAATCACAAAATTGTTTCCAAACAAATTCATATAATATACTAGCAGCTATATCAAATCGATAAGTATCTAACGCATATCTATATCTTTTAACTAAAACATTCAATTTTAGTAAAATCCATTGGTCAGCTATTGACAACACTTTTCTTTCATCATTTATTATCACTCGTTTATCAATGTTTAATAATACAAAACGACTAGCATTCCATAACTTATTACAAAAATTACGATATCCATAAAGACGATCAACACTCCAGTTAATATATCTAGTTGGACTAGACAATATTGCACAAGTAAAACGCAATGCGTCAGTACCTACTGCTGTAACTCCTTTAGGAAATTGTTTTTTAGTTTTTTGACAGATTGATATTTTTAAATTAGATTCTAATGTATTTTCTGTTCTTTTTTGAATTAATTCTTCTAATGTAATTCCATCAATCATATCCAAGGGATCAATGACATTACCTTTAGATTTGGACATTTTTTGACCATTTTCATCACAAATTAAACCAGTAATATAAATTGCTTTAAATGGAATTTTTGGTTTTCCATTTGAATCTTTAATAAAATGCATACCAAGCATAATCATTCTAGCAATCCAAAAAAAGATTATGTCAAAACCACTTACGATGACATCAGTTGGATAAAAATATTTTAAAAAATTAGTATCTTTAGGCCAACCTAATGATGAAAATACCCATAAACCAGAAGAAAACCATGTATCTAAAACATCACTATCTTGTTTTAACTCTATATTATCCGGTAATGCATATACTTTTCTTACATCGTTTTCGTTATGTCCTACATATATATTATTTTTTTCATCATACCAAACAGGAATTTGATGCCCCCACCATAATTGTCGAGAAATACACCAATCTTGTATATTACTCATCCAAGAAAAATACATATTTTCATATTGTTTTGATATGAACGTAATATCTCCATTTTTTACAGCTTGCGAAGCTTGCTTTGCTAATTCAGTAACATTTAAATACCATTGATCAGTTAACAATGGTTCAAGTACAGTATTACTTCTATCTCCATATGGAATAGTTAAAGTTTGTACTTCCACTTTTTCTAATTTTTTGTGTATCATTAACTCATTAACAATTTCTTTTCGCGCTAAAAATCTATTCATATTACGAAATTTAAAAGGAATTTTTTCACTATAAAAATATG
Above is a genomic segment from Buchnera aphidicola (Meitanaphis flavogallis) containing:
- a CDS encoding rhodanese-related sulfurtransferase, yielding MVILNNVISNKELKNRMLCDDVPRITISFYKYFPIINTQTFRNDWYIALYNFDVFGRIYIAREGINAQISIPNNVYDNVKCFIRTYSKDLKNVYINKSLDNKRSFWVLRIKVKKTILADNLCKELHHVNYDGKYLESVDVNNMLNKSNVIFLDIRNHYEYKIGHFEKAINIPVNTFRMQLKEIIGFLRHKKNEQIVIYCTGGIRCEKTSSWMMYNGFKYVYQIKGGIIGYVNDAKKNGLPVFFKGKNFVFDERISEIVSHDILSKCSQCENDCDMYKNCYNNSCHNLFIQCITCSKKFKNCCSYSCMMINYYRYNV
- a CDS encoding valine--tRNA ligase, which codes for MKKSFNPFEIEQTLYDFWEKNGYFKPNLECGKPNFCIILPPPNITGNLHIGHAFQYTIMDILVRYHRMQGKNTFWQVGTDHAGIATQIILEKKILLEEKKTIREFGKDNFIKKAWKWKEKSIKIITNQMRRLGISVDWTKIKFTLDSEISNAVRKAFIILYNQKLIYKRKKIVNWDPMLKTVVSDLEVQNRDCIGKMWYIKYTLVNDDLCCIDKTCNQFLTIATTRPETLFGDTAIAVNPNDVRYKKLIGKKVLVPLINRIIPIIGDNFVKTEKGTGCMKITPAHDFNDFEIGVRHNLPMINILTLDGNISHIAQEYNVNGLPSYFYSEKIPFKFRNMNRFLARKEIVNELMIHKKLEKVEVQTLTIPYGDRSNTVLEPLLTDQWYLNVTELAKQASQAVKNGDITFISKQYENMYFSWMSNIQDWCISRQLWWGHQIPVWYDEKNNIYVGHNENDVRKVYALPDNIELKQDSDVLDTWFSSGLWVFSSLGWPKDTNFLKYFYPTDVIVSGFDIIFFWIARMIMLGMHFIKDSNGKPKIPFKAIYITGLICDENGQKMSKSKGNVIDPLDMIDGITLEELIQKRTENTLESNLKISICQKTKKQFPKGVTAVGTDALRFTCAILSSPTRYINWSVDRLYGYRNFCNKLWNASRFVLLNIDKRVIINDERKVLSIADQWILLKLNVLVKRYRYALDTYRFDIAASILYEFVWKQFCDFYIELVKSFITSCSNFELVGTKHTLFYVLESILCLAHPIIPFITEEIWQKFRVFLKIKRIKTIMLCQFPRYDVSLKNDIVIKEMKWIKHLMSIIRQSRINMNLPYQMPISIYFCNVDLDTYALIRTYQEYIKKILYLKDINILTNNQHKLSVLLYSLPGAELLIPILGHFSQTIELKKIEKEMSEIDLKIKKLKIKLLNKNFLRYAPFTIVENIKSTLFQCQLRKQQLLLKKSKLF
- the asnS gene encoding asparagine--tRNA ligase, which codes for MDIVSVSDIYHNKIKKHTLISVRGWVKNRRNSKSGISFIDLYDGSCFDTIQVVVHCSLFNFYQDIIKLTVGCSMIVHGILIKSLKKNQLYEINAKTIKIVGLVNDPSSYPMSSKRHTIEHLRQYSHLRPRTNFIGSISRIRNCLFQTLHQFLYKKGYYWIATPIITGLNAEGCGDMFKVSTLDFSNLSKTDCSNINFKKDFFGRESFLSVSGQLNLEAYACALSKVYSFGPTFRAENSNTSRHLAEFWMLEVETAFSTLNDLVSFSEEMLKHAVNNILDQCLIDIEFFKKTSDTDIISRLQQFSKRKFVQIEYEEVINILKKSGQFSLNSIFSEMDLLSEHEKYIVEQYFGCPVIIVNYPRSIKAFYMKLNKDGKTVAAMDLLVPKIGEILGGSEREEKLDILDKRFSEFGLNKKNYWWYRDLRKYGTVPHAGFGLGFERFLSYIIGVKNIRDVCPFPRTVNNISV
- the pncB gene encoding nicotinate phosphoribosyltransferase; its protein translation is MKKYSYPILKTFLDTDAYKFHMQQVVFYYYQHVTVSAKFICRGVNIFGNYSKMLINQIEMMATNLYLTNDEYIYMSSLPFFKKEYLLWLKDFRYNLSQVNIFNKNGQLCIYIHGLWKDVILWEVPLLSLISEIVHTNTSPNVTSNIALNYLKKKIFHFHKLTKNLDISKLKIIDFGTRRRFSYDIHFSIIKFLKMNFPWLIGSSNYHFSKVFGMHPIGTQSHEWFQAHQQISPILENSQKIALKTWLLQYKECLGIALTDCISMDSFLKDFSFDLANNYKGLRHDSGDPFQWGKKAISHYEKLGINPLTKTLLFSDSLDFETIVHLFQFFNKKINTIFGIGTKLTCDIPNVNPLNIVIKLVECNGKPVAKLSDSPEKIVCFNKLFMENLKKAFNLK
- a CDS encoding ATP-binding cassette domain-containing protein, with translation MSLVYVQNATFLLNQNKLLNDINFQIKEKERICLVGNNGTGKSTFLNIIAKKTTLDNGIITYKKNIKIKYLQQNIVYNNDKSIYEFICEDIAHESQYLKNYFHILHHLKFTKPLNDSQKLIQLKKIFNTKQLWEKKTKIDNIINFFGLNNHAMLSSLSGGLLRKIELGKILVSEPDLIILDEPTNHLDIITIHWLEEFLTTHLISLLFVSHDRSFINKVSTRIIHLNSEGLISWTGNYDSFLNDQFNNRCINAVKKIKFKKKLDKEKLWANSGVKARSTKNESRIKQLQKMIDKSKLSQPIMKTTNIVINEDNYSGHLFFKLKEICFNSNQMILINSFSDIIQRGEKIALIGTNGSGKSTLLKLIIGELKLNSGSIVCNPNVKTAYFDQKRVKINFEQTVLDNLSHEKNEISINNKKYHKLKYLEQFSFPKEKIKLKAKVLSGGEINKLLLAKLFLKKSNVLILDEPTNDLDLESLQNLETALKKYKGVILLVSHDQKFIQKVANKYWFFKKNGYIDKHLIFPDIKKWNDIIKVAPNLDSLQKTNKTVLNKNQLISKISKKDLKKELKNIPKKIEKIENCINHLQNEINSSKFFCLSPDNKKELLNQLKNAEINLEKHFLRWEYLELYKK